One region of Nitrospinota bacterium genomic DNA includes:
- a CDS encoding formylglycine-generating enzyme family protein: protein MTKSLKALIFSIIFAPLLFISYDGEPESSKDGYKEPITGMEFVFVKGGCFEMGDTFGDGDSDERPVHTVCLDDFYMGKYEVTQGQWEILMDSNPSYFKLGDDYPVDNVSWNDALEFIKKLNHKTGKAYRLPREAQWEYAARSRGKRDKWPGTSSESELEEYVWYDKNSGERTHPVGQKRPNNLGLYDMGGNVWEWCFDWYHKDYYSKSPKKNPEGLDKGLFKGLRGGSMMFKSHFARASARTGFIPSSPHNYFFGFRLAHSGDSFLSFAKKSKCLKRDKSGI, encoded by the coding sequence ATGACAAAATCATTAAAGGCTCTTATCTTTTCTATTATTTTTGCTCCTCTCCTCTTTATCTCTTACGATGGAGAACCTGAATCGTCAAAGGATGGATATAAAGAACCCATCACTGGTATGGAGTTTGTGTTTGTAAAGGGGGGATGTTTTGAGATGGGGGATACTTTTGGTGATGGTGATAGCGATGAAAGGCCTGTTCATACTGTCTGTTTGGATGATTTTTATATGGGGAAATATGAGGTGACTCAGGGGCAGTGGGAGATATTAATGGATAGTAATCCATCCTACTTTAAATTGGGTGATGATTACCCTGTCGATAACGTTAGCTGGAATGATGCATTGGAGTTTATAAAGAAGCTCAACCACAAGACAGGCAAAGCTTATCGTCTTCCTAGAGAGGCGCAGTGGGAGTATGCGGCAAGAAGTAGAGGAAAGAGAGATAAATGGCCAGGCACGAGTAGTGAATCAGAGCTTGAAGAGTATGTATGGTATGATAAAAATTCTGGAGAGAGAACCCATCCCGTAGGACAGAAAAGGCCAAATAACCTGGGATTGTATGACATGGGTGGTAATGTTTGGGAGTGGTGTTTTGACTGGTATCATAAAGATTATTACAGTAAAAGCCCTAAGAAGAACCCTGAGGGTTTAGATAAAGGATTATTTAAAGGGCTTCGTGGCGGTTCGATGATGTTTAAGTCTCATTTCGCGCGAGCATCAGCACGAACCGGATTCATACCATCATCTCCTCACAACTACTTCTTTGGCTTTCGCCTCGCTCATTCTGGAGATAGTTTTTTGAGTTTTGCAAAAAAAAGTAAGTGCTTGAAGAGGGATAAATCAGGAATTTAA